One part of the Eucalyptus grandis isolate ANBG69807.140 chromosome 10, ASM1654582v1, whole genome shotgun sequence genome encodes these proteins:
- the LOC104422194 gene encoding double-stranded RNA-binding protein 4, whose product MSDLRQFPGLEPPLSAPAVASTLAYALPQAPLASPHVPARMDDLSDFSQPEPPTAVPAQALAPPSTQASDRAQVSCPPSCVPEHVRYKNRLQEYTQKIMVHFPIYNTINEGSQHAPRYRSMVFVDGKSFTSPNTFPQKKEAEQNVAQIALELLSQKMEDEACPLIHEDTIFCKSILNEYAAKMNLEMPNYTTIQPQGAVSVFVSSLVFNGVTYTGDVGISKKEAEQLAARAAIQFLYDDSKSKIVLLKTIKSKRKLYAAYHETKYSCPVGANMGGNSEISDTKHREGLSSGPPNYILGSAIPEACSELPKPHHLFQIPRAVAVASSAVENPLISFVPSITEQQPIAATNSGKKRRKNK is encoded by the exons ATGAGCGACCTTCGCCAGTTCCCTGGCCTCGAGCCTCCTCTCTCGGCTCCGGCTGTAGCGTCTACTCTGGCTTATGCTCTGCCTCAGGCGCCGTTGGCTTCTCCac ATGTACCAGCCAGAATGGATGATCTCAGTGACTTTTCTCAACCAGAACCTCCTACAGCTGTCCCTGCTCAGGCTCTAGCTCCACCTTCAACTCAAGCTTCAGACCGAGCTCAGGTTTCCTGCCCTCCTTCGT GTGTTCCAGAGCATGTGAGGTACAAAAATCGGTTGCAGGAGTATACGCAGAAGATAATGGTGCATTttcctatttataatacaataAATGAAGGATCTCAACATGCACCGAGATATAGGTCAATGGTATTCGTGGATGGGAAAAGCTTTACATCTCCCAACACAtttccccaaaaaaaggaaGCTGAGCAAAATGTTGCTCAAATTGCATTGGAACTTTTGTCACAAAAGATGGAGGATGAAGCCTGTCCTCTCATCCATGag GATACAATTTTTTGCAAGTCTATTCTGAATGAATATGCAGCAAAGATGAATTTGGAAATGCCAAATTACACAACCATTCAGCCACAAGGGGCAGTTTCAGTTTTTGTATCTTCTTTGGTATTCAATGGTGTGACTTACACTGGCGATGTTGGTATAAGCAAAAAGGAGGCTGAACAATTGGCAGCCCGTGCTGCCATTCAATTCCTATATG ATGATAGCAAgtcaaaaatagttcttttgAAGACGATCAAGTCTAAGCGGAAACTTTATGCTGCATACCATGAGACTAAGTATTCATGTCCTGTTGGAGCGAACATGGGAGGCAATTCTGAAATCTCAGATACCAAGCATAGAGAAGGTTTATCTTCTGGGCCACCTAATTATATTCTTGGTTCAGCTATTCCCGAGGCATGCTCAGAGTTACCTAAACCGCATCATTTGTTCCAAATACCAAGAGCAGTGGCTGTAGCATCCTCTGCAGTGGAGAATCCGTTAATCTCCTTTGTTCCTTCAATTACAGAACAACAGCCTATTGCTGCTACGAATTCTGGTAAAAAGCGACgcaagaacaaataa